The Tubulanus polymorphus chromosome 1, tnTubPoly1.2, whole genome shotgun sequence genome contains a region encoding:
- the LOC141914818 gene encoding ribosomal oxygenase 1-like: MMRSGKKVSAFAVFKSKKSQNHENNPPTPGSLKDQPKEKISSASKLKDVIRDSIRKKKTDLEFKKTQKLRMKAARFMTSTMDSPLKLEASVKLTALKSKESPNTVSGLPPKPTDFKKTKDEPAVDLFKKALSPGLKNLKNFVSPKVVKPIAPVEPVVQRPSVCSVNSPTVSSPKTETSPQTPRTSSPKETASPTAVLASGGKKSTKKQQKTPNHHTPKSEKKTTPKQKTPSSVMSRKTPESRSKKRKNGASPTLSSAKRQKYDNTTLSDDHTLDDTSLRAMPAMSNSSNDDVDDESDADYMFDSRIEADKMFKALIHPVKPKKFLSDLWQRKPLLVKRHTPEYNSGWFSTDFLDKLLREKEILFGVNLDITTYENGQRETHNPSGRAYPSVVWDYYQNGCSVRFLNPHTFHNGLWKKMSVLQEYFGSGVGANIYLTPPGSQGFAPHYDDIEAFVIQLEGKKHWRLYNPRTENEVLPRYSSENFTQEEIGDPILDIVLEAGDLLYFPRGFIHQADTPEDSHSLHVTLSTCQQNTWGDLLEKLFPLALQTAFTEDVEFRKSLPRDYMRYMGIVHSESDCPERKKFLREIETLMSKLLTHAPVDSACDQMAKSYVHSCLPPVLTKAERATSIVMTGEMWDKKNMRIIGRAELDPDTRIKIIRNGAIRLVMEEGDKVRVYHSLENARVYQEKDIQLVEISAEVAPAVEFLMHKYPYFVTVDELPLENLTDKMDIAQLLYENCLIVTDEPLDPLSEEETSDDE; this comes from the exons atgatgcgGTCTGGCAAGAAAGTTTCGGCTTTTGCCGTTTTCAAGTCGAAAAAG TCTCAGAACCACGAAAACAACCCGCCGACACCGGGAAGCTTAAAAGATCAGCCGAAGGAAAAGATTTCGAGCGCAAGCAAACTGAAAGATGTCATCAGAGACAGTATCAGAAAGAAAAAGACGGACCTTGAATTCAAAAAGACGCAG AAATTGCGAATGAAAGCTGCGCGATTCATGACGAGCACTATGGATAGCCCGCTCAAACTTGAGGCGTCCGTCAAATTAACTGCATTGAAATCGAAAGAAAGTCCGAATACGGTGTCTGGGTTACCCCCAAAACCAACTG attttaaaaAGACCAAAGATGAACCGGCCGTCGATTTATTCAAGAAAGCACTGTCTCCCGGTTtgaaaaacctgaaaaatttCGTCTCGCCTAAAGTCGTTAAGCCCATCGCTCCAGTCGAACCAGTCGTGCAACGCCCGTCGGTATGTTCGGTGAATTCGCCTACCGTCTCTTCGCCGAAAACGGAAACATCGCCGCAAACGCCAAGAACGTCGAGTCCGAAAGAAACAGCCTCTCCGACTGCCGTTCTTGCTTCGGGCGGTAAGAAAAGCACgaaaaaacaacagaaaacGCCTAATCATCATACGCCGAAAAGCGAGAAGAAAACAAcgccgaaacagaaaacgCCATCGTCCGTGATGAGCCGCAAAACGCCAGAAAGTCGTAGTAAAAAGCGTAAAAACGGTGCCTCGCCTACGTTATCATCGGCTAAACGACAAAAATACGACAATACTACACTATCAGATGATCACACTCTAGAC GACACCTCGCTTCGCGCAATGCCAGCAATGTCCAATTCTAGTAATGATGATGTCGATGACGAAAGCGATGCCGATTATATGTTCGACAGCAGAATAGAAGCTGACAAAATGTTCAAAGCATTGATACATCCTGTAAAGCCCAAAAAATTCTTAAG TGATTTGTGGCAGCGAAAACCTCTACTAGTGAAACGACATACACCCGAGTATAATAGTGGATGGTTCAGCACAGACTTCCTCGACAAGTTACTTCGAGAG AAAGAAATACTGTTTGGTGTGAATCTGGATATCACAACATACGAGAATGGACAACGTGAAACTCACAACCCGTCTGGTCGAGCTTATCCGTCCGTAGTATGGGATTATTATCAG AATGGTTGTTCGGTTCGCTTCCTGAACCCTCACACGTTCCACAACGGTTTATGGAAAAAGATGTCGGTATTACAAGAATATTTCGGCAGCGGTGTCGGAGCAAATAT ATATCTGACACCTCCGGGGTCTCAAGGATTTGCCCCGCATTATGACGACATTGAGGCATTTGTGATACAACTCGAAGGCAAGAAACATTGGAGACTCTACAATCCTAG GACTGAAAACGAGGTCTTGCCACGGTATTCGAGCGAAAATTTTACGCAAGAAGAAATAGGGGATCCGATTTTAGATATCGTTTTAGAGGCCGGTGATTTATTGTATTTTCCTCGTGGGTTTATTCATCAAGCGGACACCCCTGAAGACTCGCATTCCCTCCACGTAACTCTATCGACTTGTCAACAAAACACATGGGGTGATCTGTTAGAAAAG ctttttcCACTGGCATTACAAACAGCGTTCACCGAGGATGTTGAGTTTCGCAAGTCGTTGCCTCGTGATTACATGCGTTACATGGGTATCGTTCACAGCGAATCA gattGCCCAGAAAGGAAGAAATTTCTGCGTGAAATCGAGACTCTAATGTCTAAACTATTAACTCACGCTCCAGTAGATTCGGCTTGTGATCAAATGGCTAAATCTTATGTGCATTCGTGTCTTCCACCAGTTCTTACTAAAG CTGAAAGAGCGACGAGTATTGTGATGACGGGCGAGATGTGGGACAAGAAAAACATGAGAATAATAGGTCGAGCTGAATTGGATCCGGACACACGCATTAAGATCATACGCAACGGTGCAATTAG ATTGGTGATGGAAGAAGGCGACAAAGTTCGCGTGTATCATTCGCTGGAAAACGCTCGCGTCTATCAAGAAAAGGACATACAACTGGTCGAAATATCAGCTGAG gtgGCGCCAGCTGTAGAATTTCTGATGCATAAATACCCGTACTTCGTGACCGTGGATGAATTGCCTCTCGAAAATCTGACTGATAAG
- the LOC141905329 gene encoding uncharacterized protein LOC141905329 isoform X2 yields the protein MELGYAKLKKNGINFLSNSINLKHGLAWTDGCQLNITQVKHLAKGIGENEKQIKLGNFDYVESVCWSISKSGYCFLCVVHRDTVSIWNIEGSHSALSSKQLRKISVLPIAQGCLWNPSNDVLSILTKDQCNFYFNHLQNKSSFALQLPSLVDGGKISCGTWSPDGNRLYLGVGNSVVEYSWNNINNISEYTVSAWKVPNLDGDLCCVTPLNNGQLVFSAEMPLDALLDDDLFETPDIDYDDDNDVENPDKDNNNVTGPDQNAAAEVEDSVDEDVIRPRLETETSLTHKLLNLDIRPKENEVQTSQLIVVDTVPYMDKVANVAVPNLLVPNLLHFHAPTVTVVVSGNSHTQIYMYDCRQADNLVNIGVIELEPNERAKGLGTFHWLSKSLSQIGVMVGRIDDDDSAFLSSSLEREYKLELQVYSGPLETSMRPKSHSVPAVLLNDASITDAVKKKHKDKKSDSPKFKDLKSVKAAKSPKSPKVDAKESGHFDKLFRPFFNRSSSKGPKIIDLSKNQDENVELEVETVSFAEQAAVFRQELYSLDEEILVPIPSDKKRISIEDELSVGSPSQSGSITMSSRSNSLPNILDQVQENIAKLESEETPVHPDLAVEDNPNVSSSKEKATKKKKKHHKKHKAKSTENIHNMVHEDVAYTSSEVIDDVQDELEEDGASVPSASATAESQSILEDRRDESKVAMTTDVATAANDEYVSEISAIECEVKQQALLLERLSKQMDTLSTSLSEISVVQNYQYPTIDEIELAYLMYTSEIDEESIQKTFLLDNGRLKFEAVLEAFGLVSLELIIGEHAVVVSANADGYIPMKFDCGSAMHIRGRRRHKTQERTEL from the exons ATGGAACTTGGTTACGCAAAGTTGAAGAAAAATGGCATTAACTTTTTGAGCAATT CGATTAATTTGAAACATGGTTTAGCCTGGACAGATGGATGCCAGTTAAACATAACGCAAGTGAAACACCTAGCTAAAGGCATTGGTGAAaacgaaaaacaaatcaaacttgGAAACTTTGA CTATGTCGAAAGCGTTTGCTGGAGCATTAGTAAATCTGGTTACTGTTTTCTGTGTGTTGTACATCGCGATACCGTTTCGATATGGAATATAGAAGGATCTCATTCCGCGTTATCGTCGAAACAACTTCGCAAAATCTCCGTCTTACCGATAGCTCAAG GTTGTCTGTGGAATCCTTCGAACGATGTTTTAAGCATTTTGACGAAAGATCAATGTAACTTCTACTTCAACCACCTGCAGAATAAATCAAGCTTTGCTCTACAATTGCCTTCTCTAGTTGATGG tggGAAAATATCATGTGGAACCTGGTCACCGGATGGAAACAGACTGTACCTCGGCGTCGGAAATTCGGTTGTCGAGTACtcgtggaataatatcaataacaTATCAGAGTATACAGTTAGCGCTTGGAAAGTCCCTAA TTTAGATGGCGATCTTTGTTGCGTTACGCCATTGAACAATGGTCAGCTCGTCTTTTCCGCAGAAATGCCACTGGATGCTTTATTAGATGATGACCTGTTTGAGACGCCAG ATATCgattatgatgatgacaaCGATGTAGAAAATCCTGACAAGGACAATAACAATGTAACTGGCCCTGATCAAAATGCAGCTGCTGAAGTGGAAGATAGCGTCGACGAAGATGTTATCCGACCGAGATTAGAAACCGAAACTTCCCTCACTCACAAGCTGCTGAACTTAGATATCAGACCAAAA GAAAATGAGGTTCAAACATCACAGTTGATCGTCGTCGATACTGTTCCATACATGGACAAAGTGGCTAACGTCGCCGTACCAAATTTACTCGTTCCCAACCTGTTGCATTTTCACGCGCCTACGGTAACGGTTGTAGTGAGCGGTAACAGCCATACGCAGATTTATATGTATGACTGTCGACAAGCAGACAATCTAGTGAATATTGGAGTTATC GAACTGGAGCCAAACGAGCGTGCGAAAGGTTTGGGAACATTCCATTGGTTATCGAAGTCTCTCAGCCAGATCGGTGTGATGGTCGGTCGtatagatgatgatgattctgCATTCCTGTCGTCATCCCTAGAAAGGGAGTATAAACTTGAATTACAGGTTTATTCTGGCCCACTAG aaaccAGCATGCGACCGAAGTCACATTCTGTTCCTGCTGTACTGTTGAACGATGCTTCCATAACTGATGCCGTTAAAAAGAAACATAAAGATAAGAAATCAGATTCGCCAAAGTTCAAAGACCTCAAATCGGTGAAGGCTGCGAAGAGTCCAAAGTCACCGAAAGTCGATGCAAAGGAAAGCGGGCATTTTGATAAGCTATTCCGTCCATTCTTCAACCGATCCTCTTCAAAGGGACCGAAGATCATCGATCTGTCCAAGAACCAAGATGAAAACGTCGAATTAGAGGTTGAGACCGTAAGCTTTGCCGAGCAGGCGGCTGTTTTCCGCCAGGAATTGTATTCCTTAGACGAAGAAATCTTAGTTCCAATTCCCTCGGATAAAAAGCGGATATCCATCGAAGACGAATTATCTGTTGGCAGTCCGTCGCAAAGTGGAAGCATCACGATGAGCAGTCGATCAAATTCTTTGCCCAATATTCTAGACCAGGTCCAAGAAAATATCGCGAAACTCGAGTCTGAAGAAACACCTGTTCACCCTG ATTTGGCCGTTGAAGATAATCCAAATGTTTCTAGTAGTAAAGAAAAGGCAACaaagaagaagaaaaaacATCACAAAAAACACAAAGCGAAATccactgaaaatatacataatatgGTGCATGAAGATGTTGCTTATACATCTAGCGAAGtcatagatgatgtacaggaCGAGTTAGAAGAAGATGGAGCTTCTGTCCCTTCCGCATCCGCTACTGCTGAAAGTCAATCTATTCTGGAAGATCGACGGGATGAATCGAAGGTTGCAATGACAACTGATGTCGCCACTGCGGCGAATGATGAATACGTTTCAGAGATATCAGCCATTGAATGTGAAGTCAAACAACAG GCTTTGTTGTTGGAACGTTTGAGCAAGCAGATGGATACTTTATCCAC ATCGTTATCTGAAATATCTGTCGTTCAAAACTATCAATATCCTACTATTGATGAAATTG AGTTGGCGTATCTTATGTACACTTCTGAAATAGATGAAGAGTCGatacagaaaacatttttattggATAACGGAAGATTGAAGTTTGAGGCTGTGCTGGAAGCATTCGGCCTAGTGTCCCTAGAACTGATCATAGGTGAGCATG CAGTTGTTGTCAGCGCGAACGCTGATGGATACATTCCGATGAAGTTTGATTGCGGAAGTGCGATGCATATTCGAGGCAGACGGAGACACAAAACTCAAGAAAGGACCGAATTATAA
- the LOC141905329 gene encoding uncharacterized protein LOC141905329 isoform X1: MELGYAKLKKNGINFLSNSINLKHGLAWTDGCQLNITQVKHLAKGIGENEKQIKLGNFDYVESVCWSISKSGYCFLCVVHRDTVSIWNIEGSHSALSSKQLRKISVLPIAQGCLWNPSNDVLSILTKDQCNFYFNHLQNKSSFALQLPSLVDGGKISCGTWSPDGNRLYLGVGNSVVEYSWNNINNISEYTVSAWKVPNLDGDLCCVTPLNNGQLVFSAEMPLDALLDDDLFETPDIDYDDDNDVENPDKDNNNVTGPDQNAAAEVEDSVDEDVIRPRLETETSLTHKLLNLDIRPKENEVQTSQLIVVDTVPYMDKVANVAVPNLLVPNLLHFHAPTVTVVVSGNSHTQIYMYDCRQADNLVNIGVIELEPNERAKGLGTFHWLSKSLSQIGVMVGRIDDDDSAFLSSSLEREYKLELQVYSGPLETSMRPKSHSVPAVLLNDASITDAVKKKHKDKKSDSPKFKDLKSVKAAKSPKSPKVDAKESGHFDKLFRPFFNRSSSKGPKIIDLSKNQDENVELEVETVSFAEQAAVFRQELYSLDEEILVPIPSDKKRISIEDELSVGSPSQSGSITMSSRSNSLPNILDQVQENIAKLESEETPVHPDLAVEDNPNVSSSKEKATKKKKKHHKKHKAKSTENIHNMVHEDVAYTSSEVIDDVQDELEEDGASVPSASATAESQSILEDRRDESKVAMTTDVATAANDEYVSEISAIECEVKQQALLLERLSKQMDTLSTSLSEISVVQNYQYPTIDEIELAYLMYTSEIDEESIQKTFLLDNGRLKFEAVLEAFGLVSLELIIDDIAVVVSANADGYIPMKFDCGSAMHIRGRRRHKTQERTEL, from the exons ATGGAACTTGGTTACGCAAAGTTGAAGAAAAATGGCATTAACTTTTTGAGCAATT CGATTAATTTGAAACATGGTTTAGCCTGGACAGATGGATGCCAGTTAAACATAACGCAAGTGAAACACCTAGCTAAAGGCATTGGTGAAaacgaaaaacaaatcaaacttgGAAACTTTGA CTATGTCGAAAGCGTTTGCTGGAGCATTAGTAAATCTGGTTACTGTTTTCTGTGTGTTGTACATCGCGATACCGTTTCGATATGGAATATAGAAGGATCTCATTCCGCGTTATCGTCGAAACAACTTCGCAAAATCTCCGTCTTACCGATAGCTCAAG GTTGTCTGTGGAATCCTTCGAACGATGTTTTAAGCATTTTGACGAAAGATCAATGTAACTTCTACTTCAACCACCTGCAGAATAAATCAAGCTTTGCTCTACAATTGCCTTCTCTAGTTGATGG tggGAAAATATCATGTGGAACCTGGTCACCGGATGGAAACAGACTGTACCTCGGCGTCGGAAATTCGGTTGTCGAGTACtcgtggaataatatcaataacaTATCAGAGTATACAGTTAGCGCTTGGAAAGTCCCTAA TTTAGATGGCGATCTTTGTTGCGTTACGCCATTGAACAATGGTCAGCTCGTCTTTTCCGCAGAAATGCCACTGGATGCTTTATTAGATGATGACCTGTTTGAGACGCCAG ATATCgattatgatgatgacaaCGATGTAGAAAATCCTGACAAGGACAATAACAATGTAACTGGCCCTGATCAAAATGCAGCTGCTGAAGTGGAAGATAGCGTCGACGAAGATGTTATCCGACCGAGATTAGAAACCGAAACTTCCCTCACTCACAAGCTGCTGAACTTAGATATCAGACCAAAA GAAAATGAGGTTCAAACATCACAGTTGATCGTCGTCGATACTGTTCCATACATGGACAAAGTGGCTAACGTCGCCGTACCAAATTTACTCGTTCCCAACCTGTTGCATTTTCACGCGCCTACGGTAACGGTTGTAGTGAGCGGTAACAGCCATACGCAGATTTATATGTATGACTGTCGACAAGCAGACAATCTAGTGAATATTGGAGTTATC GAACTGGAGCCAAACGAGCGTGCGAAAGGTTTGGGAACATTCCATTGGTTATCGAAGTCTCTCAGCCAGATCGGTGTGATGGTCGGTCGtatagatgatgatgattctgCATTCCTGTCGTCATCCCTAGAAAGGGAGTATAAACTTGAATTACAGGTTTATTCTGGCCCACTAG aaaccAGCATGCGACCGAAGTCACATTCTGTTCCTGCTGTACTGTTGAACGATGCTTCCATAACTGATGCCGTTAAAAAGAAACATAAAGATAAGAAATCAGATTCGCCAAAGTTCAAAGACCTCAAATCGGTGAAGGCTGCGAAGAGTCCAAAGTCACCGAAAGTCGATGCAAAGGAAAGCGGGCATTTTGATAAGCTATTCCGTCCATTCTTCAACCGATCCTCTTCAAAGGGACCGAAGATCATCGATCTGTCCAAGAACCAAGATGAAAACGTCGAATTAGAGGTTGAGACCGTAAGCTTTGCCGAGCAGGCGGCTGTTTTCCGCCAGGAATTGTATTCCTTAGACGAAGAAATCTTAGTTCCAATTCCCTCGGATAAAAAGCGGATATCCATCGAAGACGAATTATCTGTTGGCAGTCCGTCGCAAAGTGGAAGCATCACGATGAGCAGTCGATCAAATTCTTTGCCCAATATTCTAGACCAGGTCCAAGAAAATATCGCGAAACTCGAGTCTGAAGAAACACCTGTTCACCCTG ATTTGGCCGTTGAAGATAATCCAAATGTTTCTAGTAGTAAAGAAAAGGCAACaaagaagaagaaaaaacATCACAAAAAACACAAAGCGAAATccactgaaaatatacataatatgGTGCATGAAGATGTTGCTTATACATCTAGCGAAGtcatagatgatgtacaggaCGAGTTAGAAGAAGATGGAGCTTCTGTCCCTTCCGCATCCGCTACTGCTGAAAGTCAATCTATTCTGGAAGATCGACGGGATGAATCGAAGGTTGCAATGACAACTGATGTCGCCACTGCGGCGAATGATGAATACGTTTCAGAGATATCAGCCATTGAATGTGAAGTCAAACAACAG GCTTTGTTGTTGGAACGTTTGAGCAAGCAGATGGATACTTTATCCAC ATCGTTATCTGAAATATCTGTCGTTCAAAACTATCAATATCCTACTATTGATGAAATTG AGTTGGCGTATCTTATGTACACTTCTGAAATAGATGAAGAGTCGatacagaaaacatttttattggATAACGGAAGATTGAAGTTTGAGGCTGTGCTGGAAGCATTCGGCCTAGTGTCCCTAGAACTGATCATAG ACGACATAGCAGTTGTTGTCAGCGCGAACGCTGATGGATACATTCCGATGAAGTTTGATTGCGGAAGTGCGATGCATATTCGAGGCAGACGGAGACACAAAACTCAAGAAAGGACCGAATTATAA
- the LOC141914840 gene encoding LOW QUALITY PROTEIN: vacuolar protein sorting-associated protein 54-like (The sequence of the model RefSeq protein was modified relative to this genomic sequence to represent the inferred CDS: substituted 1 base at 1 genomic stop codon): MEHLNRNYVAWKKCAVCTPPPLGPNSSITTTSHNHYSPRQHLSFKSPREFTQHLRDFHCKKEGGSFVCRYGTHGVCPSLPVEGVSDRDYEDHVARDHVAGDSGEFFINEXSRSSGSRSPTPPVRPSQPNIVEDQHKWTVFNAQVNLPAVLNDPRLAKRETDFFSKTWGESFERTSISSSPFLPKINKQTFDKYLQKIGPRYKRHVKSLSSDDNLGERRESLDAFPMLHGKILDKSKSDLDQVPKIFLQQSFSLENMDTFNTVFPWSQIESSRPNSSKPRQSSKLLQEKLSHYLDIIEVQIARQISMRSDAFFHAMTSQDKLNDHMFQTCAAIKCLRDKIHTLDAKLVKGPLEIMKRGITRSNYVRLNNKLKLMSTVHQTQPTIQMLLATNEFVGALDLISTTQEVLTQELAGVTCFRHLGSQLAEMEKLIEKMMHEDFVRFVSSDLNRVVEEGTSIMDQDRLVCILLGLLRQHRSQFIEIYRDEAYTTLKAVLKQTVIMAVSEADDVDTEGNVGSLADQMRLLNYALWMELLDQVFKNLLVIINRAKSFYKVVLEVINMSSANSKSETFSQHSDSDDEQKSICLNVDDGAEVMITDDECSRVRTGVKDMLGQICDQAHDRCVKLLTARSKDQFLEKLSSSEFVRLSRSIERFVTDCAVICGRRSTSLRGCLQSQANKFVNRFHEERKTKLSLILDNERWKQADVPYEFQQIVSHITKSDRLIPLDSKLLDNDKKPSDFLEVNGETYAVVGTVLMLLRIVLEYCQCVEDIPSAVPDILSRLIELLKIFNSRSCQLVLGAGALQLVGLKTISTKNLALASRCLQLIVLYIPKVKVHFEKLLQGKQVNMLKHFDQVEKDYKDHIDEISNKLVTIMESMITMHLGKWEVKAPMPSPCFRALSKQMLKLNEAIADILPSSQVRNLLMRIHQSFKRQLNSQLKRLNVSNDNGPQHGLVTSDLAFYMGNLKSIPCMMNIEDNTNDIWR, translated from the exons atggaacatttgaatagaaattacGTTGCGTGGAAAAAATGTGCCGTGTGCACCCCTCCACCGCTGGGTCCGAACTCCTCGATTACCACCACGTCCCACAATCACTATTCGCCGCGACAACATTTGTCATTCAAATCGCCGAGGGAGTTCACCCAACATCTACGCGACTTTCATTGTAAGAAAGAGGGTGGGTCGTTTGTATGTCGGTACGGCACGCACGGGGTATGTCCGTCGTTGCCGGTAGAGGGCGTCAGCGATCGTGATTATGAAGATCATGTAGCGCGGGATCATGTTGCGGGGGATAGCGGTGAGTTTTTCATTAATGAAT GAAGCCGATCATCGGGAAGTCGTAGTCCGACTCCGCCCGTCAGACCGTCGCAGCCTAATATCGTCGAAGACCAACACAAATGGACAGTGTTCAACGCTCAAGTGAACTTGCCGGCCGTGTTGAACGATCCGCGTCTGGCGAAACGAGAGACCGACTTCTTTTCGAAAACGTGGGGTGAATCGTTCGAGAGAACGAGTATATCTTCAAGTCCATTTCTACCGAAAATCAACAAGCAAACCTTCGATAAATATCTACAGAAAATCGGACCG cgCTATAAAAGACATGTGAAATCTCTATCCTCCGACGATAATCTCGGAGAACGAAGGGAAAGCCTCGATGCTTTTCCTATGTTGCATGGAAAAATACTTG ATAAATCAAAGTCAGATTTGGATCAAGTTCCAAAA ATTTTCCTGCAACAGTCATTTTCCTTGGAAAATATGGATACGTTCAACACCGTATTTCCGTGGTCTCAAATAGAATCTAGTCGACCAAACTCTTCTAAACCTCGTCAATCTTCTAAACTGCTTCAAGAAAAG CTTAGTCATTATCTGGATATCATCGAGGTTCAGATAGCGCGACAAATATCTATGCGGTCAGACGCTTTTTTCCATGCCATGACGTCGCAAGACAAGCTAAATGACCATATGTTTCAAACGTGTGCTGCCATTAAATGCCTTCG GGACAAGATTCATACTTTAGATGCTAAACTGGTGAAAGGTCCGCTTGAGATTATGAAACGAGGAATTACACGATCGAACTACGTTAGATTAAACAATAAG TTGAAGTTGATGTCAACAGTACATCAGACACAGCCCACAATTCAGATGTTGCTGGCCACGAATGAGTTTGTAGGTGccttagatttgatatcaaccACGCAAGAAGTACTAACACAGGAACTGGCGGGTGTTACGTGCTTCAG ACACCTCGGTTCCCAATTAGCTGAGATGGAGAAATTGATCGAGAAAATGATGCACGAAGATTTCGTTCGGTTTGTCTCATCCGATCTGAATCGAGTCGTTGAGGAAGGCACCAGTATCATGGATCAA GATCGATTAGTGTGTATACTGCTGGGTTTATTGCGTCAACACCGTTCCCAGTTCATCGAAATATACAGAGATGAAGCGTACACGACTCTGAAAGCGGTTCTCAAACAG ACTGTTATCATGGCTGTCTCAGAAGCAGATGATGTTGATACAGAAGGCAATGTGGGAAG TTTGGCAGATCAGATGAGACTTCTGAACTACGCTTTATGGATGGAACTGTTAGATCAAGTTTTCAAGAATTTGCTAGTTATTATAAATCGAGCAAAG tcaTTCTATAAAGTTGTACTGGAAGTGATTAATATGTCCTCTGCTAATTCCAAATCGGAGACCTTCAGTCAACATAGTGATAGTGACGACGAACAAAAAAGCATCTGCTTAAACGT AGATGACGGTGCTGAAGTTATGATAACTGACGACGAATGTTCCAGAGTGCGGACTGGTGTCAAAGATATGTTGGGTCAAATATGTGATCAGGCCCATGACCGTTGTGTCAAATTACTTACGGCCCGAAGTAAG GATCAATTTTTGGAGAAGTTGAGTTCTTCTGAATTTGTTCGGTTGTCTCGTTCAATTGAACGCTTTGTTACGGATTGTGCTGTTATTTGCGGGCGCAGGAGCACATCACTACGCGGGTGCTTACAGAGTCAG gcaaataaatttgtaaatagattCCATGAAGAGCGAAAAACTAAGCTCAG TCTCATCCTGGACAACGAACGTTGGAAACAAGCCGATGTACCCTATGAATTCCAACAAATAGTCAGTCACATAACGAAATCAG aTCGATTGATTCCACTAGATAGCAAATTGTTGGACAATG ATAAAAAGCCATCAGATTTTTTGGAAGTGAATGGTGAAACGTACGCGGTTGTTGG AACCGTATTGATGTTGTTGAGGATAGTACTAGAATATTGCCAGTGCGTTGAAGACATTCCATCGGCAGTTCCGGATATTTTATCGAGActtattgaattattgaag ATATTCAATTCTCGGTCTTGTCAATTGGTACTCGGCGCTGGTGCGCTTCAGTTAGTCGGACTTAAAACTATTTCTACGAAAAACCTCG CATTAGCCTCCCGATGTTTACAACTTATCGTGTTATACATACCAAAAGTGAAGGTCCATTTCGAAAAACTACTGCAGGGGAAACAAGTGAACATGTTGAAACACTTTGACCAAGTTGAGAAG GATTATAAGGACCACATTGATGAGATCTCAAATAAGCTAGTCACCATTATGGAAAGTATGATTACCATGCATTTAGGAAAG tggGAAGTTAAAGCACCTATGCCATCTCCATGTTTTCGAGCTTTATCTAAACAAATGTTGAAACTAAACGAAGCTATTGCGGACATATTGCCTTCTAGTCAAGTTCGG AATCTATTGATGCGAATACATCAATCATTCAAACGACAATTGAACTCACAGTTAAAAAGATTAAACGTCAGTAACGACAACGGACCACAACACGG GCTGGTGACATCAGATTTAGCGTTTTATATGGGAAATCTCAAATCGATACCTTGTATGATGAATATAGAAGATAATACGAATGATATTTggagatga